In Ciona intestinalis unplaced genomic scaffold, KH HT000262.1, whole genome shotgun sequence, a single genomic region encodes these proteins:
- the LOC100178084 gene encoding protein NipSnap homolog 3A produces the protein MLLNKITRVALKTGNAKSLLVPTHTSLCKTKPSFSEDRNGKVYEMRKYVFKPDAIPEFNKINELFYLRTNVSKLVGYWSCDMGSTLNSYVHIWEYDDLQHRAEVRKALSQNEEWIQKYFSKLLPLLDVQENSTMYLPSWCKQVNDVGKQNGVFELMTYTMVTGGSVIWGEKLKATIKAHARIGYSDLIGVWYTDIGDHNTVQVLWRYDSFDSRRIGRDKAHNDAVVVNKVRDNFKNVTQHSSILMLPTPFSTMQ, from the exons ATGTTGTTGAATAAAATTACAAGAGTTGCATTAAAGACCGGAAATGCAAAAAGTTTATTG GTGCCAACACATACGTCactgtgtaaaacaaaaccttcCTTTTCCGAAGACCGAAATGGGAAAGTTTACGAAATGCGAAAATATGTCTTCAAACCCGACGCAATTCCtgagtttaataaaataaatgagttgttttatttaagaaCAAACGTATCAAAGTTGGTCGGTTATTGGTCATGTGATATGGGAAGCACTCTTAATTCATATGTACATATTTGGGAATATG ATGACCTTCAACACAGAGCAGAAGTTCGTAAAGCTCTTTCACAGAACGAGGAATggattcaaaaatatttttcaaagcTGCTTCCTTTGTTGGATGTTCAAGAAAACTCTACAATGTATTTGCCTTCGTGGTGCAAACAAGTTAATGACGTGGGGAAACAAAATG gtGTCTTTGAACTTATGACGTACACAATGGTAACGGGTGGGTCGGTTATTTGGGGGGAAAAGTTGAAAGCCACCATAAAAGCTCATGCTAGAATTGGTTACAGTGATTTGATTGGAGTTTGGTACACAGATATTGGTGATCATAACACAG TTCAAGTTTTGTGGCGTTATGATTCGTTTGACAGTAGAAGGATTGGACGAGACAAAGCTCACAATGATGCAGTAGTTGTCAATAAAG TAAGAGACAACTTTAAGAATGTGACACAGCATTCATCTATCCTTATGCTCCCAACTCCATTCTCTACTATGCAATAA
- the gpx_e gene encoding glutathione peroxidase_like protein e, with protein sequence MLARSFLVKCTSSLMAGTAVVGFAKHIHTSQVLASSNTNWKDAASIYEFNALDITGNNVSLDKYKGNVCIIVNVATQUGLTKSNYTQLQSLYEKYSKDGLRILAFPCNQFGNQEPKSNAEILKFAKDTFNVQFDMFAKIDVNGENAIPLYKYLKSGKNTGGFLTDAIKWNFTKFLVDKEGKPVERYSPKDKPFDMESHIKSLL encoded by the coding sequence ATGTTGGCTAGAtcatttttagttaaatgcACATCATCGTTAATGGCTGGCACAGCTGTTGTTGGATTTGCAAAACACATTCACACAAGTCAAGTATTGGCAAGTTCAAACACAAATTGGAAAGATGCTGCTTCTATTTATGAGTTTAATGCATTAGACATTACCGGCAATAATGTATCATTGGACAAATATAAAGGGAACGTTTGCATTATTGTTAATGTAGCTACTCAATGAGGCTTAACTAAATCAAACTATACTCAACTCCAAAGCTTGTATGAAAAGTACTCAAAAGATGGCCTGCGAATTTTAGCTTTTCCCTGTAATCAGTTCGGTAATCAAGAGCCAAAAAGCAACGCAGAAATTCTTAAATTTGCTAAAGACACTTTCAATGTACAGTTCGATATGTTTGCTAAAATTGACGTCAATGGCGAAAATGCAATTCCACTTTATAAATATCTTAAATCAGGGAAAAATACAGGAGGATTTCTGACGGATGCGATCAAATGGAATTTCACAAAGTTTTTGGTCGACAAAGAAGGAAAACCTGTGGAGAGATACAGTCCAAAGGACAAGCCATTTGATATGGAGAGCCACATTAAAAGCTTATTATAA
- the LOC100185873 gene encoding uncharacterized protein LOC100185873 isoform X1: MNFSVKEHSCKDGEKSFQIKQGEKCKLTIQAKQGSTNAESSWGGSVSVYTGAFVMLLHVIFHSSVGHLARLTVGVCFVVEFFFLVSFLNKYLSFTLTVNIYKILFVRKILITCGLFLLTIISAKLVQITLNIVTFDEFLLMILPSLYLASHVLPLWIDKSEDSYLHKLPNVMLVALLAVYW, translated from the exons ATGAATTTTTCTGTGAAAGAACACAGCTGTAAAGATGGGGAAAAGTCTTTCCAAATCAAACAAGG AGAGAAGTGTAAGCTGACCATTCAAGCGAAACAAGGATCAACAAACGCCGAGTCATCATGGGGAGGATCAGTCAGCGTTTATACGGGAGCGTTCGTGATGCTACTACACGTGATATTCCATTCATCTGTGGGTCATCTTGCCCGACTCACTGTCGGCGTCTGTTTCGTAGTTgaattcttttttcttgtttcGTTTCTCAACAAATACCTCAGTTTTACTCTCACAGTGAACATCTACAAGATTCTGTTTGTGAGGAAAATCCTTATTACatgtggtttatttttacttacaaTTATATCAGCTAAGCTTGTCCAAATTACATTAAACATTGTGACGTTCGATGAATTCCTTCTTATGATATTGCCATCCTTATACTTAGCTTCACACGTCCTCCCGCTATGGATAGATAAATCTGAAGATTCTTATTTACATAAACTACCGAATGTAATGCTTGTTGCGTTATTAGCTGTTTACTGGTAg
- the LOC100185873 gene encoding centromere protein S-like isoform X2, which produces MASIEEDEKFTQVIHYTTGKICKKIEKETEIIFSKESIAMIADLASRQSVLFAHDLELFAKHAKRKRITADDLFLLTRKTPSLCRHLAELKPDS; this is translated from the exons ATGGCAAGCATTGAAGAAGATGAAAAGTTTACCCAG GTGATACATTACACTACAGGAAAGATCTGTAAAAAGATTGAGAAAGAAACCGAGATAATATTCAGTAAAGAAAGCATTGCAATGATCGCTGATCTGGCTAGCAG GCAATCTGTTTTATTTGCGCACGATCTTGAATTGTTTGCAAAACACGCCAAAAGAAAACGAATAACAGCCGATGATTTGTTCCTACTAACAAGAAAAACACCCTCTCTCTGTCGCCACCTAGCAGAACTAAAACCAGACTcttaa
- the LOC100181200 gene encoding profilin-4-like isoform X2: protein MNEPNFSFNFEEKKFWRDRVKMNQLNNLLHDSLISTEHVEKCAILDRKEKEQRAGSPGFVLQKDQILSLQEAFKKCSMIRKEGICFEDKNYKCTRADKNSIYAKQLQSNDGMIITQTATLLIVATYTERMFPSVCVEAMEKLTDYFREKGR from the exons ATGAACGAaccaaattttagttttaattttgaagaaaaaaaattttggagA GATCGTGTGAAGATGAACCAGTTGAACAACTTACTTCATGATTCACTCATATCAACAGAACATGTTGAAAAATGTGCGATACTTGATCGAAAAGAAAAAGAACAAAGAGCTGGTTCTCCTGGATTTGTT TTACAAAAAGATCAGATCCTTTCTTTACAAGAAGCTTTCAAGAAATGTTCCATGATAAGAAAAGAAGGAATTTGTTTTGAAgataaaaactacaaatgtACAAGAGCTGACAAGAACTCGATTTATGCTAAACAG CTTCAGTCTAATGATGGAATGATTATTACACAAACTGCTACTCTGTTGATTGTTGCAACATACACTGAGAGGATGTTTCCATCAGTTTGTGTGGAAGCCATGGAAAAGTTGACTGACTATTTCCGTGAAAAAGGAAGATAA
- the LOC100181200 gene encoding profilin-4-like isoform X1 encodes MANLWMEGDRYQIKGVPDRVKMNQLNNLLHDSLISTEHVEKCAILDRKEKEQRAGSPGFVLQKDQILSLQEAFKKCSMIRKEGICFEDKNYKCTRADKNSIYAKQLQSNDGMIITQTATLLIVATYTERMFPSVCVEAMEKLTDYFREKGR; translated from the exons ATGGCGAACTTATGGATGGAAGGAGATCGCTACCAAATAAAAGGGGTACCG GATCGTGTGAAGATGAACCAGTTGAACAACTTACTTCATGATTCACTCATATCAACAGAACATGTTGAAAAATGTGCGATACTTGATCGAAAAGAAAAAGAACAAAGAGCTGGTTCTCCTGGATTTGTT TTACAAAAAGATCAGATCCTTTCTTTACAAGAAGCTTTCAAGAAATGTTCCATGATAAGAAAAGAAGGAATTTGTTTTGAAgataaaaactacaaatgtACAAGAGCTGACAAGAACTCGATTTATGCTAAACAG CTTCAGTCTAATGATGGAATGATTATTACACAAACTGCTACTCTGTTGATTGTTGCAACATACACTGAGAGGATGTTTCCATCAGTTTGTGTGGAAGCCATGGAAAAGTTGACTGACTATTTCCGTGAAAAAGGAAGATAA
- the LOC100181153 gene encoding protein FAM228B-like has product MESSKLNQVSSGSIKFYSADVTELDLEKQNLKHKEYSFSLGGKSNRSGSRLNRASSNTSSAENSRNIKNWINQKSLHHIRDQHSAENNGTKQMYTVVLNNEENFVKGIDEFLIDHDLLNLRRKELLYKRWNERVYIPVRKRVEQEIERGFQPLDAAKRKEHRNYLKYTNKKGVVFLDTISHKEYDPLVLHGANSPVSLRVRTGRLKDPLLAAERERDEEEKMLLQCQTGRVFPDHHIRSRRLPPSPLVPLGRHGTECPHWLAMPLRDVESPVRMKSRNRMFGTFNDSFLDFDDWNGNKYGQDVVDSELRFQRKRRFDVPSTMPSPAILGLAEPTNHTETTKADVAEDKMTKSQVRFTLPPETRPQITA; this is encoded by the exons ATGGAAAGTTCAAAGTTAAATCAAGTATCAAGCGGGTCCATTAAGTTTTATTCGGCGGACGTAACGGAATTGgatttagaaaaacaaaatttaaaacac AAAGAATATTCATTCAGCCTCGGTGGCAAGTCTAACAGATCTGGTTCTCGTTTAAACAGAGCTTCTTCCAACACTTCTAGTGCTGAGAATTCGAGAAATATTAAG AATTGGATCAACCAGAAGTCCTTACACCACATACGTGATCAACACAGCGCTGAAAATAATGGAACCAAACAAATGTACacggttgttttaaataatgaagaAAACTTTGTAAAA GGCATTGATGAGTTTTTAATCGACCATGATTTATTAAATCTAAGAAGAAAAGAGCTTTTATACAAACGGTGGAACGAGCGAGTTTATATCCCCGTTCGTAAACGAGTTGAACAAGAAATTGAGCGCGGTTTTCAACCACTAGATGCTGCTAAACGCAAGGAACATCGAAACTacttaaaatacacaaataaaaag GGCGTTGTGTTCCTTGACACGATATCACACAAGGAATATGACCCTCTTGTTTTACACGGAGCAAACTCCCCAGTATCACTGCGTGTTAGAACGGGAAGATTGAAGGATCCTCTGCTTGCAGCTGAGAGGGAAAGAGATGAAGAAGAAAAG ATGCTCCTACAATGCCAAACGGGCCGAGTGTTTCCCGACCATCACATCCGGTCACGTCGGCTTCCTCCTTCCCCTTTGGTTCCCCTTGGTCGCCATGGCACCGAGTGTCCTCATTGGTTGGCCATGCCACTAAGGGATGTGGAAAGCCCAGTCAGGATGAAAAGcag AAATCGCATGTTCGGCACGTTTAACGATTCCTTTCTTGACTTTGATGATTGGAACGGGAACAAATATGGACAAGATGTTGTGGACAGTGAGTTGAGGTTTCAGCGCAAACGAAGGTTTGATGTTCCCTCTACCATGCCATCCCCTGCTATTCTTGGGTTGGCTGAACCCACAAACCACACTGAGACCACTAAAGCTGATGTTGCTGAAGACAAAATGACAAAAAGTCAAGTCCGATTTACTCTACCACCTGAAACACGCCCCCAAATCACTGCCTaa
- the LOC100178782 gene encoding ADP-ribosylation factor-like protein 13B: MIGQMGNCFPWKNKRKSLSLLMLGLDNAGKTTAVKCVQGDTLDVAPTVGFSEANAKFGDYDLRIMDVGGGRSIRGVWKHYLAEAHGIIFVVDASDKDRTEEGKEALANVLEHQFVAGKPILLLANKQDVSGAMNEADICDALDLQTVVNRNRCPCKVELCAAIKSKPKKIDPSLQQGLGWLVRNISSNFESITSRMEEDMRKQDEERKKEAEERAERVRIKREERQKREAEEKEKEEGKTNDESAANGYDNAVNKPDSSETELKMPIHESIVTSSHSVRSGLGDEILDEDDDVNIPGAVISHDVIKSITNHEDSCTESQQRSRTSSGRNTPLENHESESQDTTIVTDNGDDNGDLKSKKKKKKTKKSNRVNPMDTLPPLSTGSMGQLKPLKLAPLSMDGKPNGDAATFDLQPLPPLKRPNADSEEDIVV; the protein is encoded by the exons ATGATCGGTCAAATGGGGAACTGTTTTCCGTGGAAGAATAAACGGAA AAGTCTGAGTTTGTTAATGTTGGGATTGGACAACGCTGGTAAAACAACTGCAGTAAAATGTGTGCAAGGAGATACGTTAGATGTTGCTCCAACTGTTGGATTCTCGGAAGCTAACGCCAAGTTTG GTGATTATGATCTTCGAATCATGGATGTTGGAGGCGGAAGATCAATACGAGGAGTTTGGAAACATTACTTGGCCGAAGCTCATGGGATTATATTTGTGGTTGATGCGAGTGACAAGGATCGAACAGAGGAAGGGAAAGAAGCGCTCGCTAATGTCTTGGAACATCAGTTCGTGGCTGGGAAACCTATTCTACT ACTAGCAAACAAGCAAGATGTGAGTGGGGCAATGAACGAAGCCGATATATGCGACGCACTTGATCTACAAACTGTTGTGAATAGGAACAGATGCCCATGTAAAGTG GAACTTTGTGCGGCAATCAAGAGCAAACCAAAGAAAATTGATCCTTCGTTACAACAAGGGTTGGGTTGGCTGGTGAGGAATATTTCATCCAACTTTGAATCCATCACTTCGAGGATGGAGGAAGATATGAGGAAGCAAGATGAGGAGAGGAAGAAGGAAGCGGAGGAGAGAGCTGAGAGGGTGAGGATAAAGAGAGAGGAAAG ACAGAAAAGAGAAGCTGAAGAGAAAGAAAAGGAAGAAGGGAAAACAAATGATGAGTCAGCAGCAAATGGTTATGACAATGCAGTTAATAAACCGGACTCGTCGGAAACTGAATTAAAAATGCCGATTCATGAatccattgtgacatcatcacatAGCGTGAGGTCGGGACTTGGAGATGAAATTCTCGACGAAGATGATGATGTCAATATCCCGGGAGCCGTGATATCTCATGACGTGATCAAAAGCATCACGAATCATGAGGATTCATGCACGGAGTCGCAACAGAGGAGTAGGACCTCTAGTGGCCGGAATACTCCGCTGGAAAACCATGAATCGGAATCTCAAGATACGACCATTGTTACCGACAACGGTGACGATAATggag ATCTAAAGtcgaagaagaagaagaaaaagacaaAGAAAAGCAACCGAGTGAATCCCATGGACACCCTCCCACCCCTTAGTACAGGGAGCATGGGTCAGTTGAAACCGCTTAAACTCGCACCTTTATCAATGGATGGAAAACCTAACGGCGATGCCGCAACTTTTG atTTACAACCGTTGCCGCCACTTAAACGACCGAATGCAGATTCTGAGGAAGACATTGTTGTTTAA
- the LOC100176470 gene encoding ribosome production factor 2 homolog, protein MENEIVKPRSQRHRRVLKARAPKIHENDKKTMFVRGGNTSDVVTNVLKEMYMLKKPDALLLRKRNIARPFEDQTTLEFLSKMNDCSLFMFGSHSKKRPNNLVLGRFFDNQTLDMIEVGVDVFQSLRDVKTSKCPLATKPCLVFSGSLFESDDELRKVKNILIDFFRGPVVENIRLSGLEHVMQFTAEDGKIFLRSYRVLLKKSGSRTPRVEIENMGPNLDLTIRRTHFASDDLFKKACKQPRAAKPRKVKNISSDVFGAKKGRIHMTSQDLKNLQLRKVKALKRKPDASSGKSPKKKPKI, encoded by the exons ATGGAAAACGAAATTGT aaaaccGAGAAGCCAAAGACACAGACGTGTGTTAAAAGCAAGAGCTCCAAAAATCCACGAAAATGACAAGAAAACAATGTTTGTGCGCGGTGGAAACACAAGCGACGTTGTAACTAATGTTTTAAAGGAAATG TACATGTTGAAAAAACCTGATGCGTTATTGTTGCGTAAACGAAACATAGCACGGCCATTTGAAGACCAAACGACGCTCGAATTTTTATCGAAAATGAACGATTGTTCGTTGTTTATGTTCGGTTCACATTCGAAGAAACGTCCGAATAATTTAGTTCTCG GTCGATTTTTTGACAATCAAACTTTGGATATGATTGAGGTTGGGGTTGACGTGTTTCAGTCCTTAAGGGATGTGAAG ACAAGCAAATGTCCGCTTGCAACTAAACCATGTTTGGTATTCAGTGGATCTCTGTTCGAATCTGATGATGAAttaagaaaagttaaaaatattttaattgattttttccGCGGCCCAGTGGTGGAAAACATTCGTTTATCAG GTCTTGAACATGTTATGCAATTCACAGCAGAAgatggaaaaatatttcttcGTAGCTATCG agttcttttaaaaaagtcgGGCTCACGAACGCCAAGAGTTGAAATTGAGAACATGGGACCAAATCTTGATCTAACTATACGCAGAACACACTTTGCATCTGATGATTTGTTTAAGAAAGCTTGCAAGCAACCTCGAGCTGCTAAG CCCAGGAAAGTGAAGAATATTTCTTCGGATGTTTTCGGAGCAAAGAAAGGTCGAATccacatgacgtcacaagactTAAAGAATCTTCAGCTCAGAAAAGTGAAAGCGCTCAAACGGAAACCAGATGCTTCAAGTGGGAAATCCCCAAAGAAGAAACCAaagatataa